ATGTCGGGGATCGACGGGCGCTGGAACGGGCCGGTCGCGGCCACCACGTTGGCGGCTTCGAATACGCCGGCCGAGGTGGTGATCTTGAAGCCGGGGCGGCCTACGTGGCGCTCCACTTGCTGCACCTCCACGCCAGTGCGTACCGGGGCTTGCAACTTCTCTACGTAGGCTTCGAAGTAGTCGGCCATGCGTTCTTTGGGCGGGAAGGCCTCAGGGGAAATGCCCTCGAATTTGAGCCCGGGAAAGCGGTCATGCCAGGCCGGGCCGTTGGCGACCAGTGAGTCCCAGCGCTCCGAGCGCCAGCGCTCGGCGATACGGCTGCGCTCCAGCACGATGTGGGGCACGCCCATCAGGGACAGGTGCTCGCTCATGGCGACCCCGGCCTGGCCTGCGCCGACTACCAGGGTGTTGATTGTTTCGACGGACATAGGCGTTTCCTGAAAGTAAGAGGTTTATCAGCAGCACCGAAGGTTCAGTGTGGGAGCTGTGTTTTCGAATCCGTATTCAAGGTTTGAGTAACGCGGCCACGGCCGTGAGTGCCAGTTCATAGCCCAGCGCCCCCAAGCCTGCGATCACGCCGGTGGCGGCCTTGGACACGTAGGAGTGGTGCCGAAAGCTTTCGCGCTTCCAGATATTGCTCATGTGCGCTTCGATGATCGGGCCGTCGACGGCCAGCAGCGCGTCGAGGATCGGCACCGAGCTGTAGCTGAGCCCAGCCGCATTGATCACGATGGCATCGGCGCTGAGCCGCGCTTCCTGAATCCAGTCCACCAGCACGCCTTCGTGGTTGCTCTGGCGAAAGTCCAGGCTTAGCCCCAGCCCTGCGGCGTGGCGTTGGCAGCGCGCTTCGATGCTGGCGTAGCTCTCGCTGCCGTACGTGCCGTTGTGGTCCAGCCCGTAGAGGTTGGCGTTGGGCCCATTGAGGAAAAACACGCGGTGGGGCATGGGGCTCTCCAGGTCAGTGCGCGACGGTCAGTACGACTTTGCCGACGTTGGCGTTGGCTTCCAGCAGGCGGTGAGCCTCGGCGGCTTGCGCCAGCGGCAGTTGCGTATGGATCTGCGGGTGGACCGCACCGGAGGCGAGCCAGGGCAAAAAACGTGAGCGGATACACACCGCCAAGCGGGCTTTTTCGGCGTGGCTTTTGGGGCGCAGGGTGGAGGCGCTGAGGCTGAGGTTTTTGCGCATCAGCACCTGCAAATCCAGCTCGATCCGGGCGCCTTGCAGGAATGACAAACTCACATGCCGCCCGCCCATGGCCATGGCCGCGAGGTTGCGCGCCACGTACGGGCCGCCGACGTTGTCCAGCACCACGTCCACGCCGCGTCCTTCGGTGCAGGCGTTCACCACCTGGACAAAGTCTTCAACGTGGCGATCCACCGCGTGCCATACGCCGAGGGCTTGCAGCATTGCGACTTTCTGCGGGCCGCCGGCGGTGGCGATCACCCGCGCACCGGCGGCGTGCGCGCACTGCACGGCGAAGCTGCCGACGCCGCTGGCGGCGCCGTGGATCAGCACGCTGTCGCCGCTGCGCAGGCGGCCCAGTTCAAACAGGTTGTGCCACACGGTAAACGCTGCTTCCGGCACCCCGGCGGCATGCTCCAGCGACAGCCCCGTCGGCACCGGCAGGCAATGCGCCGCGTGCGCCACGCAGTAGTCGGCGTAACCGCCGCCATTGAGCAAGGCCATCACGCGATCACCGGGGGCAAATTCATCCACACCGCTGCCGACTGCAACCACGATGCCCGCCGCCTCCAGGCCCAGTACATCGGTAATGCCGGGCGGAATCGGCGCGCCGCTGCGCTGCATCAGGTCCGGGCGGTTGACACCGGCGGCGGCCACGCGGATCAGCACTTCGCCCGCCAGGGGCGTCGGCACCGGGCGCTGCACCAACTCCAGCACGTGCGGGCCGCCAGGCTCGCGGGCAATCACGGCGTTCATACGGTCCAGTCATCCGGCACGACGGCGATCACATCGATCTCCATCAACCATTCCGGCTGGCCCAGCCCGGAAATCACCAGCCCGGTGGAAATCGGAAACACCCCTTTAAGCCATTTGCCGACTTCCTGATACACCGGCTCGCGGTAGCGTGGGTCGATCAGGTAGGTGGTGGTTTTGACGATATGGCTCAGGTCGGAACCCGCCTCCTCAAGCAGTTGCTTGACGTTTTTCATCGCCTGCTCGGCCTGGGCACGCGGGTCGCCGAGACCGACCAGGTTGCCGTCGAAGTCGGTGCCGATCTGGCCGCGCACATAGATGGTATTGCCGGCGCGCACGGCCTGGCACAGGTCGTTGTCCAGCGCCTGGTTGGGGTAGGTCTGCTTGGTGTTGAACATACGGATGCGGGTGTGGGTAGGCATAGCGGGCAACTCATCGGAAGCGGGATGAAACAAGCTTCACATCGCCCCGGTTCTCGCGAAACCAGCATTTGTGCGCGGTAGTGCTTAGGAAAAACCGAAGCCGGTGCAGGTCATCGGCTGGCGCCTGACCCGGCACGAACCCTGCAACGCTGCCCGTACAGTCATTGTTGAGGGGCAGGCGTAATGCTCAGTCGTATTACTCAGCGTCAACTGGAGTATTTCGTTGCGTCGGGAGAGGCGGGCAGCATCAGTGCTGCCGCTGAGCGCATTCATGTGTCGTCGCCGTCGATCTCGGCCGCCATCACCCATATGGAGGCCGAGCTGGGCATCCAGCTGTTTATCCGGCACCACGCCCAGGGTATTTCGCTGACGGCGGTGGGGCGCCAGGTGATGCAAGAGGCCAAGCTGATCCTGGAGCAGATGAGCAACCTCTACACCATCGCCTCGGAGTCGCTGAACAGCGTGCGCGGGCCGTTGCGGGTGGGCTGCCTGGAGTCGCTGGCGCCGATGATCACGCCGGAGCTGGTGTTCGGGTTTGGTCGCGCATTCCCCGGCGTGCGGTTGACCCAGGCCGAGGGCAACCACGAGGAACTGCTGGAAAAACTGCGCAGCGGCGAGCTGGATATCGCCCTGACCTATGACCTGGTGACCAGCCCGGACATCGACTTTGAGCCCCTGGCGCACCTGCCGCCGTATGTGATGGTGGGCGAATATCACCCGCTGGCGAACTTGCCTGCGGTGAGCATGCAGGACCTTGAGGCGTACCCGGTGGTGCTGCTGGACACGCCCTGGAGCCGCGATTATTTCCTCAGCCTGTTTATCCAGGCGGGCACCACGCCGAACATCATCATGCGCTCCACCAACCTCGAAACGGTGCGGGCGATGGTCGGCAACGGGATTGGCTATTCCTTCGCGAATGCGCGGCCAAAATCCAATGTGTCGCAGGATGGCAAACGCGTGATCCGCCTGCGCCTGGCCGGCTCGCATCGGCCGATGCGGCTGGGGTATGCCACGGCGAGCAACACCCAGCTGTCGCGGGTGGTGTCGGCGTTTGCCGAGCGCTGCCGCATGTTTGTGTCCGACCAGTACATCCCCGGCATGGCGCCGCCGAGCTTTTTGACCCGCACGCGGTGCGGGTGCTCAGTGGTGTGAGCTGAATTTGCACCAAAAAAAGGCGCAAGTGAGGGGGTGGGTCGCAAGGGTGCACTGAGCTGGTTCTCGTGGCGAACGGGCTTGCCCGCGTTGGGCTGCGAAGCGGCCCCAGTCAGTTCACCGCCTTCTCTCAGACAAAACGCCTTGGCCGGTGTTGGGGCTGCTACGCAACCCAACGCGGGCAAGCCCGCTCGCCACGATAGGCGTGGTCATCAAGGCGGGCCAAATCGCTGCATAGGTTCTGCCTACCCAGTGCCCCGGCTTTTACGAATTGACCCTAAGCCCCCGTCCCCACGACTCTCATCCCATCGATGCAGATCAACTTCTTTTTGTGCAGGGCACCACGACGATGACATTCGACTGGCATTACATGTTTGGTTTACTCGGCGATGCCGAGTTCTGGCGAGCGACGTGGACGGTGATCAAGCTCAGCACCCTGACCTGGGTCTTGAGCATCGCCCTGGGCTTTCTGCTGGCGCTGGCCAAACAGTCCAAACAGCCGCTGCTCAGCGTGCCGGCCCGTGGTTATATCTGGTTGTTCCGCAGCCTGCCGCTGCTGGTGTTGCTGATCTTTATCTACAACCTGCCCCAGGCGCTGCCCGGCACCTCCGCCGTGCTGGCCGACCCGTTCTGGTCCGGCCTGCTGGCGCTGGTGATCTGCGAGACGGCGTATGTCGCCGAGATCCATCGCGGCGGCTTGCTCTCGATCCCCAAGGGCCAGGGCGAGGCGGCGCGGGCGCTGGGGTTGAAGTTTTTCGGCACCCAGTGGCGCGTGGTGATCCCCCAGGCGTTGCGCGTGGCCTTGCCGTCGCTGGCCAACGAGTACATCTCCATCGTCAAGCTCACCTCGCTGGTGTCGGTGATCTCGCTCACCGAGATTCTGATGGTCGGCCAACGCCTGTATTCGCAGAACTTCCTGGTGATCGAAACCATGGCGGCGGTGGCGTTTTTCTATGTGTTTATCGTCACGGTGTTCGACTTCCTGCTCAAACGCCTGGAGCGCTTTCTCGACGTCAACCAGCGCAATGTCTCGCGTGTGCCGGATGCCGCAGTATTAGCGTTGGCCACGCAGCAGCGCGTGGCGCTGCAACGCCAGGCAAACACCGGCGTCGCGGCCCTGCACGCCACA
The genomic region above belongs to Pseudomonas poae and contains:
- a CDS encoding 3-dehydroquinate dehydratase encodes the protein MPHRVFFLNGPNANLYGLDHNGTYGSESYASIEARCQRHAAGLGLSLDFRQSNHEGVLVDWIQEARLSADAIVINAAGLSYSSVPILDALLAVDGPIIEAHMSNIWKRESFRHHSYVSKAATGVIAGLGALGYELALTAVAALLKP
- a CDS encoding NAD(P)H-quinone oxidoreductase, translated to MNAVIAREPGGPHVLELVQRPVPTPLAGEVLIRVAAAGVNRPDLMQRSGAPIPPGITDVLGLEAAGIVVAVGSGVDEFAPGDRVMALLNGGGYADYCVAHAAHCLPVPTGLSLEHAAGVPEAAFTVWHNLFELGRLRSGDSVLIHGAASGVGSFAVQCAHAAGARVIATAGGPQKVAMLQALGVWHAVDRHVEDFVQVVNACTEGRGVDVVLDNVGGPYVARNLAAMAMGGRHVSLSFLQGARIELDLQVLMRKNLSLSASTLRPKSHAEKARLAVCIRSRFLPWLASGAVHPQIHTQLPLAQAAEAHRLLEANANVGKVVLTVAH
- a CDS encoding RidA family protein, with protein sequence MPTHTRIRMFNTKQTYPNQALDNDLCQAVRAGNTIYVRGQIGTDFDGNLVGLGDPRAQAEQAMKNVKQLLEEAGSDLSHIVKTTTYLIDPRYREPVYQEVGKWLKGVFPISTGLVISGLGQPEWLMEIDVIAVVPDDWTV
- a CDS encoding amino acid ABC transporter permease/ATP-binding protein; the protein is MTFDWHYMFGLLGDAEFWRATWTVIKLSTLTWVLSIALGFLLALAKQSKQPLLSVPARGYIWLFRSLPLLVLLIFIYNLPQALPGTSAVLADPFWSGLLALVICETAYVAEIHRGGLLSIPKGQGEAARALGLKFFGTQWRVVIPQALRVALPSLANEYISIVKLTSLVSVISLTEILMVGQRLYSQNFLVIETMAAVAFFYVFIVTVFDFLLKRLERFLDVNQRNVSRVPDAAVLALATQQRVALQRQANTGVAALHATRLHKAYNDIEVLGSVNLQIQPGEVVSVIGPSGSGKTTLIRLLNGLEQLDNGEIHINGQPFIHLNKVGAQKPQYVEHAEHRLNIGMVFQSFNLFPHLSVLDNLLMAPKYHRLGAASELKQQAYALLHKVGMLDHAWKYPHQLSGGQQQRVAIARALMMRPQIMLFDEPTSALDPEKVNEVLQVIEALAEEGITMVIVTHEMNFAFKVSDRIVFMEKGRVVCDDTPGALRSGHNPRVEAFLKDVSLA